The Chryseobacterium suipulveris genome window below encodes:
- a CDS encoding DUF6048 family protein: MKAKRIFSFFFSVLFVFAFAQNEKDSVKVKWKYEPNFMVGFDVLNAGIGVFSERKLFQGFVSTQLKGNLHAVADAGFEKNSYKKNGYDATVSGGFLKLGSFYMLAYDSENHLNGFYAGGKLAGSFYSQEYRAVPVRGYGGSETSVAFPASTQSSYWLEGTVGGRVQLFESPFYIDVNIQPKYLIFSTKQEEISPMIVPGFGKSSAKFNLGFSWNLAYRF; the protein is encoded by the coding sequence ATGAAAGCAAAACGCATCTTTTCCTTCTTTTTTAGTGTACTTTTCGTTTTCGCTTTTGCTCAGAATGAAAAGGATTCGGTGAAAGTGAAATGGAAATACGAACCCAACTTCATGGTCGGTTTCGATGTGCTGAATGCGGGAATCGGTGTTTTCTCGGAACGGAAACTTTTCCAGGGATTTGTATCAACGCAACTAAAAGGCAACCTTCACGCAGTTGCAGATGCCGGTTTTGAAAAGAACAGCTACAAAAAAAATGGATACGACGCTACTGTAAGTGGCGGCTTCCTAAAGCTCGGATCTTTCTACATGTTGGCTTATGACAGCGAAAATCATCTTAACGGGTTCTACGCAGGTGGCAAACTTGCGGGTTCTTTTTACAGCCAGGAATACAGGGCGGTTCCTGTCCGCGGTTATGGCGGCAGCGAAACTTCGGTGGCATTTCCTGCTTCCACGCAAAGTTCTTATTGGCTTGAAGGAACGGTTGGAGGCCGGGTTCAGCTTTTCGAAAGCCCTTTCTATATTGATGTGAATATTCAGCCGAAGTACCTCATATTTTCTACCAAACAGGAGGAAATCTCACCGATGATCGTTCCTGGATTTGGGAAAAGCTCAGCCAAATTCAACTTAGGTTTTTCTTGGAATTTGGCGTATCGCTTCTGA
- a CDS encoding DUF6452 family protein, producing the protein MNFLKIFFLSLFLVSLFSCTSDDDICIGGEATPRMKMKFKTASTGKLKTLDSLYVNVDYGNGQIPLIARKAKTDSVYIPLRVDGNPFTEIYVGLSKAAITSKIKINYTTASEYVSPACGIKKVYENVNSTVEIANPVTGTEQNQAQITDESKTHLFLLF; encoded by the coding sequence ATGAATTTCCTGAAAATATTTTTTCTTTCTTTGTTTTTGGTTTCGCTTTTTTCATGTACCAGTGATGACGACATCTGTATTGGTGGCGAAGCGACGCCCAGAATGAAAATGAAATTCAAAACCGCTTCGACCGGAAAACTGAAAACGCTTGATTCTCTTTATGTCAATGTCGATTACGGAAACGGGCAGATTCCTTTGATTGCGCGGAAGGCGAAAACCGACTCCGTTTACATCCCGCTTCGGGTGGATGGAAATCCTTTTACCGAAATCTACGTGGGATTGTCGAAAGCTGCGATTACCTCTAAAATCAAAATCAATTATACGACTGCTTCGGAATATGTTTCCCCCGCTTGCGGAATTAAGAAAGTGTACGAAAATGTAAATTCCACGGTCGAGATAGCAAATCCGGTTACTGGAACCGAGCAGAACCAAGCCCAGATTACTGATGAAAGCAAAACGCATCTTTTCCTTCTTTTTTAG
- the rlmD gene encoding 23S rRNA (uracil(1939)-C(5))-methyltransferase RlmD: MRKKHKNIVLENIKLISAGAKGVAVGRTEEGKTVLVSGAVPGDVVNARVKKSKSKYFEADAVEIIEKSPFRAEPKCIHFGVCGGCKWQNLSYEKQLEFKQDEVFNHIKRIGGIEDFETLPILGSKEQYFYRNKMEFSFSNARWLTLEEVNSGEDFDNKNALGFHIPVMWSKILDLKECYLQEEPSNSIRLAVKNYAVEKGLEFFDVKNQEGFLRTLMMRQNSKGEWMVLFQLFKEDQENREALFDFLLERFPQIKTLVYVINSKPNDSIYDQDVITYFGDGFLMEEMDGLKFKIGPKSFFQTNYNQALELYRKTLEFADLKGDEVVYDLYTGTGTIAQYVARNAKQVTGIESVQEAIDAAKEHAELNGLSNCTFYCGDMKDIFNDEFLANHPKADVLITDPPRDGMHQKVVEQILKLSPEKIVYVSCNSATQARDLALMKEQYQLVKILPVDMFPQTHHVENIALLVKKV; the protein is encoded by the coding sequence ATGAGAAAGAAGCATAAAAATATTGTTTTAGAAAACATCAAACTCATTTCCGCAGGTGCAAAAGGTGTTGCTGTCGGAAGAACCGAAGAAGGCAAAACCGTACTGGTTTCTGGCGCCGTTCCGGGCGATGTGGTGAATGCACGAGTGAAAAAATCCAAGTCAAAATATTTTGAGGCAGATGCAGTGGAAATTATCGAGAAGTCGCCATTTCGCGCAGAGCCAAAATGTATCCATTTCGGAGTTTGCGGCGGCTGCAAATGGCAGAACCTTTCTTATGAAAAACAGCTTGAGTTTAAACAGGACGAAGTCTTTAACCATATCAAAAGAATCGGCGGAATTGAAGATTTCGAGACGCTGCCAATTTTGGGAAGCAAGGAACAGTACTTCTACCGCAACAAAATGGAATTTTCTTTCTCCAACGCGCGTTGGCTGACTTTGGAGGAGGTAAATTCCGGAGAGGATTTCGACAATAAAAATGCACTCGGTTTCCATATTCCCGTAATGTGGAGCAAGATTCTGGATTTAAAGGAATGTTATCTCCAGGAGGAACCCTCGAATTCCATTCGACTTGCCGTAAAAAATTATGCGGTGGAAAAAGGTCTGGAATTTTTTGATGTAAAGAATCAGGAAGGTTTCCTGAGAACTTTGATGATGCGCCAAAACTCGAAAGGAGAGTGGATGGTGCTTTTCCAACTGTTTAAAGAAGATCAGGAAAATCGCGAAGCTCTTTTTGATTTCCTATTGGAAAGATTTCCGCAAATCAAGACTTTGGTTTATGTAATTAATTCAAAACCAAACGATTCGATCTATGATCAGGACGTGATCACTTACTTTGGCGATGGTTTTCTGATGGAGGAAATGGATGGATTGAAATTCAAGATCGGGCCGAAATCCTTTTTCCAGACCAATTATAATCAGGCACTCGAACTTTACCGAAAAACTTTAGAATTCGCTGATTTGAAAGGCGATGAGGTTGTTTATGATTTGTACACTGGAACTGGAACAATTGCGCAGTACGTTGCAAGAAACGCGAAACAGGTGACTGGGATTGAGTCGGTTCAGGAGGCGATCGACGCTGCAAAAGAGCACGCGGAACTGAACGGACTTTCTAACTGCACCTTTTATTGCGGCGATATGAAAGATATTTTTAATGACGAGTTTCTTGCCAATCATCCGAAAGCGGATGTGCTCATCACCGATCCGCCGAGAGACGGAATGCACCAGAAAGTGGTCGAGCAAATCCTGAAGCTTTCCCCCGAAAAAATTGTGTATGTGAGCTGCAACTCTGCGACGCAGGCGAGAGATTTGGCGTTGATGAAAGAGCAGTATCAACTGGTAAAAATCCTCCCGGTCGATATGTTTCCGCAAACTCATCATGTGGAGAATATTGCGCTGCTTGTGAAGAAGGTGTAG